The Gloeomargarita lithophora Alchichica-D10 genomic sequence TCAAACTGCACCAGGGGTAAAATTTGCTTCGTTGGCAAAGCAATCGCCGCTAAATAGGGTAATTCCTGGTAATTGGTCGCTTCCCCCGCTTCGGTGGCAATAACATACACCCACGGTCGTCGGGGGTCAAAACTCGCACTCAAAATCGAACCCCGCAGGCGCAGGAGTTCCTGCTCCCCGCCCCCCCCCACCAAAAACAACGAACGGGTAAAGTCACTATTAAATTTCACCATCAACGCCCGGGTGCCAGGGCGGTCAAAGTCCAACAACTGCCCAAACTTCGGCAAAAAATCCAAAGGTTGCGCCTGGGGTTGCAAAGGGAGTAATGCCAACCCCTCCCCCTGCGCCATCACCAAATTTTGCCCATCCGGGGTCACCCGAAAATCCCCACTCAAAGCCAAATCCAACGCCCGCCGTCCCCCCCCCAAATCCACCTGCCACAACCCCGATTGCGCCGAATTGTGCAAACTCGCCCTAGCCACCACCACCTTATCCCCGGCGGGAGCCAGGTCAAATTTCAAATTCTGAAACCCCTCACTCGCCAACACCGTCGCCACCTGCCCCGCATCCCGTGCTGGAGGAGTTCCCGTAGGCGTAGCGTACTGTAAACCCGTCGTCACCGTATAAATCTGCGTCCCCAAGGCCGGGTCACTTTCCTGCTGGGCGCTAAACACCACCCGGTCGCCCTGGGGCAAAGGCTGGGCATCAACAACCAATAAATTTGCCGGTGTCAGCACCCGATGCGTCCCCTGGGTAAAATTGTGCAGTACCAACCGACCCGCCTCCTCCCCCTGCGTCCCCACATAAACAAACCCCTGATCCCGGGTGTAAAACCGCCCCACAAACGGCTCAATCCCCTCGCCCCGACCGTATTTATCCTGCGCCGAGGTCAGCTTCACCTCATACTCCCGGCCATAGGGAATCGGTTCCAAAAGCGTATAAGCCAACCTACGACCCGCCCAACTCACCTTCCCCGGCAGACCCGGCGTGATACGCAAATGCTGTTCCACCGTGCGAGTATCCATCGGGCGGTTAAACGTCAGCAAAAACGCCTTGTCCTGCGCCCCCACCACCCGCTCCTGCCAGGTAAAGCCCTGCACCCTGGGGCGGGAATGGTCACCACCGCCCAACAGTAGGGCAGTAACCACACACAAAATCCCCAACACCGATAAAGCCACCCGATCCAGAGGCTCTTTTAGCAGACGATGACGCACCCCTCGCCCCCCGATTGATTGCTGATTAATCACTATAGCATTACGGGTTTAACCCCCCGCCGCCGTACGCCGAGTCCGCCCCCGATACTCCGACTTGCGCCGCAACCCCAACGCCTGCACCTGCGCCGAATCCCGGCCATACTGGGCAATCACCTGCTCCTTCGCCGCCAACATCAAATTATGGAACCGCCACTCACTGCCATTGGCCTCATCCCGTGCCGCCTTCGCCGCCGCCAACGCCTGCACCTCCAGGGACTGCTTGCCCTGCATCGTCTGCCACGCCGCTTGCAACGCCTCCCGCCGGTACTCCGGGTTGCTGGGAGTGTAATCGGGAAACGCCAACAACGCCGCCAATACCTCCTGATCCGTCTGCAATAACGCCGGACGCAATCGCCGGGACTGATCTTTCGCCATAGCTAATAGTAAATATAAACTACACTGTCTAGTCTATCTTAAAATCTAATTAGCGCAAATAAAAATACAATAAACGTAATTTTTACATCAAACAAGCAATTTAGTTGCCTAGCATAGCAATAATATAATTTTGTCAAGCAAGTTTATCGCATAAACCAACTAAAACTTAGTCCAGTCAAACTAAAAACAAGTTTAGTTAAATTTAACAATCACTGATTTAGCGTATCATTTAATCTATACATCGTATTTTATTGCCGAGCGAATCAAGCCTCCACCCCATTCCTTCCCGATTAGTGCATAATTGCCCCGGCGTGAACAGACCAAACATTACCGGCAAGTTCTGTTTTACTTTTATCCAATCAACTTAGGAAATAATTTCATTTTTAGCCATTAAATTATCCTATTTTCAGTGCATCAAATAGTCCCTAAAAACCAGACTTTAATCACTCTATAAATGCCCAAAACTATTGACCTTTTTTAAGCAAAAAAATACAATCAGAACCAAATAGAATCATAGGTAATTATTCCGGTTATTCTCCCACCTTTAGTTAAGGATTGATTATGAACGAGATCACCATCGCCCAGCAGTTAGAAACCGGGTTGAATGATAGTAGTTTAGTCGTCCAGGTTGTTTTTGCTGTTCCCTATGTGCAGGTGGTGGTCAACCGCAGTCAATTGCCCCCGGATTATGCCGCATTGAGTCAGCGCATCGCCGAATTGTTGGGGCAAATGGTTACCCCGGAGATGCAATATGTAGCGGTTTATGGGCGGGTTTACGGCCAGGAAGAACTGGAATATGAAACCAGTTTAGAAATCATCAAATCTGTGCCCCCTGTCCCGGTTAGCCCCAGTGAAAATCCTTTTTTAATAGCGGTCACCAATCCAGTTACAGAACCAGAGCCATTTACCCTTGCCAAGTATTGTTTTACCCGCAACCAAGCCCTTTTAATTTCTGCCTTACCCAGCCCCAAAATGAACATAGCTGAATTGATCCGGGACTTTGACCATTTTCCTGACTCAGAGAAAGCATTAATTTTAGAACAACTAATGGGACTTTATAAGTTTTAAGCCCTAAAACAGGCTCAAGCTCAAGCAAGACAGGCAAAACACATCGGCAAGGTAATAATGGCTGGAACCCAGTCGCATCAAGAAAATATGCTGATCGAGGTAAAACAATTGCTGTGTCTAGGTCTGAGGCCGTTTAGGAGCCAGTTTCTCTCAAAGTCCCACTAAGTATTTTCTTTCGCAATCCCGATGGGGCAAATACGCAAAATTGGTCTGCGGAAATGCGGCTATGGTTGGGTCGAGTCGGGAAATTAAATGAAGAAGAAACCCGCAATATAGCGATTTGGCTGAGTCGTTATTGCGCCCACCCCAGCAAAACCCTAGAGACGGTGCAGGGAGTGTTCAAAGCGGCCAAGGAAGCGGCGAAAGAACGTGCCAGACAGGAGCGGGAAGCTCGATTGGCCGAGCGGGAGTCTCGGACGACAGCGGGGGGGCGGGGTCAGCAAACTACTAACAATAGCCATAGTCCAAGCAGGGCGAGAATACCATTTCCTGGCCAAGCAGTCAGTGAACCGGTAGCTCATCCTGCAACCAAAATCTTTAGCCTGCTGGGTTTAATTATCCTGACTGGTCTTGTTACCTATATCGGTCGAGCCGTTACATTTTCGACTGACATCTTAGGTATGATTTTTTTTGTATTTACTCTTTTGAGTGGCTGGTACCTAAGCATCTGTAATGAAATCCAATTTTTAGTGCTGGGTCGTGTGAGTTTGAAAGCTTTATTTATTCATATGGTTATATTTGTGGTTGCCATCATTCCAGCCATAATCATTTATTTTATAACCCTATTAATTATGCCTTGGATAGCTGTTGCTTGGGTCGGTGGAACCGCTGGGGTGATTATCGGCAGTATTAGTCGTTCGATTGTCCGTGGTTTAGGTACATCAGAAGAATATGAAGGCATGAGTTTTGCCCGATTTGGTGGTCTAGCAAAACTAGTATTAGGATTGAGTCTTTTGGGTATAATTTTAGGGATAGGGCTTGGGGGAATGCCCCAAATAGGGGAATTTAATTTTGGGAATAAAGATGGTGAAACCAATCCTATTTCGTCTCGCTGTAATGCCATCTTAGCTCGCTATGCCCAAGGGGTAACCGTAGGCGAAATTGAAGCGATCATTGGTAAACCCCCTAGCATTGCCAGAACAGAGGGGTTTGGAACGGCTGCGATAATCTGGGACTACGATGATATTGATGTTTATGTGATGAGTGACGATCTCAATAAGCGTTCCTTTGCTTTGGCCGTTGAATGCGTTGAACCAGATAGTGACTCCGAGTAATGGTAGTGGTTTTCCAGAATCTTTCTCTGCCAGGATTGCTCTAAGAAATATGTAGCAATCCTAATTGAATCCTGAACAGCGGTCGCAGGGGCACCACCCCCGTCCTTGGTTCTTCTGAATCTCTGCATTCCAGCGATGAGATTTATGGCTACGCCACGCAGGCTATCGGTTGGTTCAAATAAATAGAGGTGTCCTATTGATAAACGATAATTCCAGTGCGGTTGAGTTCAATGTAGTTGTGGGTTTCAAATAGCGTGATTAACTGCTGGAGATTTTGAGAGAATAATACCTCAAGCTCAGCATTTTTTATATTCCCTGTAGCAACAACCAGTAACTTGTAGGGTTGTTTTTGAAGTAGGAATAACTCAACAAAATCGGCATCTTTTGTAATAACAATGCGCTGGTCTTGGAGCGAAAGCTGATTAATGAATGAGTCTATAGCTAAACACGTAAAGGTTGACATAATAACATGGGTCGCAGGGCACCGCCCCGCATTGGTTTTCCGAAATCTTGAGACGACAACCTTACTCTACTTAGCTATAGTGTTAGATTATGTTGGGGCAAATCACGGGTATGTAAGGTGTCATACCCTGCGGATTGGAGAAACCGAGCAAGGCGCATGGGCAGTTGGGCATCTACCAAAAACTTCATGATGCCAAGCGATGAATACTTTTTACTTGGCTCAGACGAGCGGCAAACAATAGAACTGCCAAAATGTCAGCTTCTTCGAGGTCGTCATAGTCAGTCAAAATTTCCCCATGGGTCATGCCAGAACTGAGCAATTCGAGCAAAAATTCAACTGGATAACGCAATCCCCGAATGCAAGGTTTCCCATGACAAATTTCTGGATTGATTGAAATCCGTTGCAATAGTGGCTCATTCATTTAGACCTCCTACCTCTTGTTAAAGTATTTTATTCACCACTAAGATGCTACTCCATCGTCACCCCTGGTTCGGCTAAGGCTTGCATCGGTTGTGTTCCCAATCCTTTGTTTATGGCAATCCCAATTGAATTTTGAACAGCGGTCGCCGGGGGCACCCCCCGTCCTTGGTTCTCACTAATACCAGTATTCCAGCGAGATAACTTTCTGTTGGTTCAAATAAATCGAGGTGCCCTTTATTTATGGAGACGCTAAAACGCAGGTTTTTGTTTTTTTTAGTATGTCCTGAAATGTGTCCAATACGGAGAGAGTGGGATTCGAACCCACGGTGAGTTACCCCACACAGCATTTCCAGTGCTGCGCCTTCGACCACTCGGCCATCTCTCCCTAAGTGGCAAGAATTTATTATACCCCTTGGGACTGGTTGTTCACCACGCCAGAACTACCCTTATATTTTGGGGTAGCCGTTCCAGCGGTGCCGGAAAAATTTGCGTGGTAGTGCCCCGGCGACCGATTTTTAGAGGTGTCTTTCATATCAATTTTAGCCGTGTCCAGCGATACCCCCAAGGGAATTCGAATCCCTGTCGCCTCCGTGAAAGGGAGGTGTCCTAGACCCCTAGACGATGGGGGCAGATAGCGCATTTATTACCTTAGCTAATTTGGGGGAAATCTGTCAATTTGCTTAATGCAGTGACACCTAGGGGCGATACACGGGCAAAGTAAAGTGAAAGGTACTGCCCCGCCCTGATTCTGACTCCACCCAAATCCGGCCGTAGTGCGCCTGGACAATTTGCCGACAGACCGCCAAACCCAATCCATAACCCGCCTGGTTTTGCCGGTTTTCTAAACGGGTACTGGGGTCAAAAATCCGTTCTTGATCCGCTGGGGCAATGCCAGAGCCATTGTCCGCCACCGTGACTTGTATCTTGAGATTTGTGCTGTGCAATGTACTGATACTAATCTGACCGCCGGGGGGGGTATATTTACAGGCATTGTCCAGCAAATTGGTCAACACCCGCCGCAGGGCATCCGGGTCGGCAAATACCGGCGGACAGGGAGCCGGTAAATCCAAATGCAGGCGATGGTCACGGCTGGTCAACTGCGCCTGGAAACTCTGTACCACCAGTTGAATCACCTCCGGGAGTGGCACCGCCTGGGGATTGATCCGCAGGGCGTTTTGCTGGTTGCGGCTCACCTGGAGCAGGCTGGCAATCAACCGGTCAAGGGTTTTCACTTGATTGCGGGCTTGATACAAAAGTTGCGGGGCTAAATCTGGCCGGTCGGGGGTGAGTTCTAGGGTTTCCAGGGCAATCCCCACCGCCGTCAGGGGGTTACGCAGGTCGTGCGCCAACAGTTCCAACACCTGATCCCGAAATTCTACCTGGGCGGTGAGTTGTTGAATGGTGAGTTTGGCGCGGGTTAATTCTTCCTCCAGGCTGGCGAGGCTGGGAGTGCTATCGGCGGTTTGACCATTTTCCGCCGCCTGCCACCGGGGCCACCAGTACTCCAATTGCTCCAGCAGGTCGCTCCCCACCAACACTTGCCGGGGTTCGGGCTGGGTTTTCACCAAGGCAGGGGTGACCACCACCCGGAACCGTTCCGCCAGGTAGGGCTGTTCACTCACATCCACCAGTTGTACCGCCGATGCCGCACAGCCCAGAGCCTGAAGCCGTTCTTGCAACTGCCGCATTTGGTCACGGTTGGCGGCCTTACTGGTGAATAGATAAACTTGCACCATCAGCATAGGGTATTGAGAATAACCATCCCATTTACCAGGATAAAGGACAGGATGGGGGTTAGGTACAGGCAAAATCCCCCTATGATGGAGAAAAATGGCGTTCTTAAGCTGAGGTTCATGGCTCGTTTCAGTCTGACTACCCCTTTGTACTACGTCAATGCCCGCCCCCACATTGGCAGTGCCTACACCACGATGGCCGCCGATGCCCTCGCTCGGTTTGCCCGTCTGCGGGGGAATGAGGTGCTGTTGGTCACGGGGACCGATGAACATGGGCAAAAAATCCAACGCACGGCTCAGGAACGGGGGGTGCCGCCCCAACAACATTGCGACCAGATGGCAGGGGAATTTGAAACCCTATGGCAGATGCTAAACATTCGCTGGCAGAGTTTCATCCGCACCACCGACTTCAAGCATGAACCCATTGTGCAGGAATTTTTTCAACGGCTGTGGGACAAAGGGGACATTTATCTGCACCAACAACAGGGCTGGTATTGTGTCGCCTGTGAAGAATTCAAAGATGAACGGGAATTGTTACCCGAAAAACACTGCCCTTTGCACCCCAATTTACCAGTGGAATGGCGGGATGAACCTAATTATTTTTTTCGTTTGTCTCGTTATCAAGCCCAATTAGAAGATTTATATCAAACCCAGCCGGATTTTATCCAACCGTCCGCCCGGCGCAATGAGGTATTAAAGTTTGTGGCGCAGGGACTCGCAGATTTTTCCATTTCTCGCCTGCATTTGGACTGGGGATTTCCCGTCCCCGTTGACCCCAATCAGGTGATTTATGTGTGGTTTGATGCCCTGTTGGGATATTTAACCGCTTTGGTAGAACCCGGAGTGAAACCCAGTTTAGAGGCCGCAGTGCAAACCTGGTGGCCGGTGGATTTGCATTTGATTGGCAAAGATATTCTGCGCTTCCATGCGGTGTATTGGCCTGCCCTGTTAATGGCCGCAGAATTACCATTACCCAAGCGGATTTTTGCCCACGGATTTCTCACCAAAGATGGTCAAAAAATGAGCAAATCCCTGGGGAATATCATTGACCCGTTTGCGTTGGTGGCGGAATATGGCAGTGATGCCCTGCGCTATTATTTTTTGAAAGAAATTGAACTGGGGAAAGATGGGGATTTTAACGAAGAGCGCTTCATCCAAACCGTGAATGCGGATTTAGCCAATGATTTGGGCAATCTGCTCAACCGCACCCTGAAATTGGTGCATAAGTATTGTGGGGGTAAAGTGCCGTCTGCAAACGTGTCCCAGGATGACCCTTTAGCCCTTTTAGGTCAAAATTTAGCCACCCAAATCGCCCAAGCCTACGAGCAATTAGCCCTCCATCGCGCCTGTGGTTTGCCCCTGGCTTTGGCCCAACGGGCGAACAAGTGGATGGATGAGCAAGCCCCCTGGCAGTTGGCGAAAACGGGAGCGCAGGGGCACTTGGAAGGGGTTTTGTATCGTTTGCTGGAAGCGGTGCGCTTGGCCGCCTACCTGCTCAGCCCGGTGATTCCCCAGACCAGCACCCGGATTTATCAGCAGTTGGGCTATGGAATTGACTTTGATGGGGAGCCTCAATTGGCTTACGACCAGCAGAGCCAATGGGGTGCGTTACCGCCGGGACAACTGGTTGCCCAACCCGAACCTGTCTTTGCCCGGATTGGGGTACCAAAAGTAATAAAATTGTGAGTTTTTTTTGCAGTGCCGAATTTACCCTGTTAGATTGTAAGTAATTCCCAAGGGACAATCGGCGGGAAGCATAATAAAACGTTCATATTTTTTCGTTTACAAAGGAATGAATTTATGTCTGCTATGGATACGATGGGTTTATTTACACCGCAACAGGTGCTAGAAAACCGGGGTCGGCTGGCGATTTTTATTGATGGTTCCAATTTGTTTTACGCCGCTCTCCAGTTGAGTATTGAAATTGATTATACCAAGTTGCTCTGTTATTTGACGGCGGGTTCCCGGTTATTGCGGGCATTTTTTTATACTGGGGTTGACCCGACCAATGAAAAGCAACAGGGTTTTTTGCTTTGGATGCGACGCAATGGTTATCGGGTAGTTTATAAGGAATTGGTGCAGTTGCCCGATGGCTCAAAAAAGGCCAATTTGGATGTGGAAATTGCGGTGGATATGCTCGCTTTGGTGGGTTCCTATGATACGGCGATTTTAGTCAGCGGGGATGGGGATTTGGCCTATGCGGTGGATGCGGTCAGCTACCGGGGGGTACGGGTGGAGGTGGTGAGTTTGCGCTCCATGACCAGCGATAATTTAATTAATGTGTCCGACCGCTACATTGACCTGGATTCGATTCGGGATGAAATCCGCAAATCCCATCGCCCCAACGCTTACCGCACCCTGCCGGATTTGGCCAGTGCTGGGGAGTAGGCGACTCTGCGCCCTGGGATTGAGCCTGGGGCTAATGATGGTCACCGGCTGTCGGGTGGGGGAGCGTCCCCTGGAACCGGAGGCGAATCTGGAGGCCACCCAGCAACTGACGTTCCAATCCTTGGATTTGCAGCAGGTGGGGGCGGACGGCAAAATCCTCTGGAAAATGCAGGCACAGCAGGCGGTGGCCGACCCCAAAACCCGCCGGGTGCGGGTGCAAAAGCTGGTGGGGGACATTTACGACCAGGGGAAACCCCGCTACCGGGTGGAGGCTGCCCAAGCCACGGTTTTTGAGCAGGGGGATGCGCTGGATATTCAGGGGCAAATTATCGCCAATGATGTCCAAGAAAAAACCAGAATTAAAACCCAGGAACTGCTCTGGCGACCCCAGCAACAGCAATTAATCCTCAAGGGGAATTTAGAATTTCAGCAACCCAAAATCCAACTCAAGGCGCAAGAGGCCACGATTCGCCTGCGGGACAACCATTTGGCACTGCGCAAAAAAGTCCAGGTCACCAACCAAAAACCCGCCCTGAATATCACCGGGGAAGCCCTGGATTGGCAATGGCAAAAGGGTCAAGTGCAAGCCCTAAAACCGGTAAAAATCATCCACACCCCCCAGCAGTTGGTGGTGAATGCGGGGCGGGGACAAATGGATTTTCAGAATCAAGTCCTGCGGCTCACCCAGGGGGTGGATGCGGTCAGTCCCCGGGGACAACTGCGGGCGCAGCAGGTAGAATGGCGTGTACCGGCGCAGGAAGTCACCGCCATTGGTGATGTGTTTTACAGCCAAAATGACCCCCCCCTGACCGTGACGGGCATCCGTGCCGAGGGTAACCTGGGCACCCGCCAAATTCGAGTCCAGCGAGCCTCAACCCAATTTGTCCCTTAAGCACGAATCTGTTAAGTGCGAATCTGTAGAAGGGCAATGGCCGCCTGTTTCGCCCGTTCATCCCGCCGGTCATAACGGATGGTGGTTTGGACATTGGCATGACCCGCTAATTTTTGCACCGTGGCAATATCCACCCCCGCATCCAACAAATTGGAAATAAAGGTGCGCCGCAAATCATGGGGGCTAAAAGCCGCAATCCCCGCCTGCTGCCCCCGTTTACTGAGAATATGTAATACCGCCTGCTCGGTCAAAGCCCGCACCACCACCTGCCCCCAGCGATTCACCGGACAGAGGAGCGCCCCCACCCCCGCCCCCCGCAGTGCCAACCAGCGGGCTAACCACACATCCGCCCCTGGTGCCACATAAACCAAACGGTCTTTATTCCCTTTCCCAGAACGGATACGCAGACGGTTTTCCGCAGGTTCATAGTCCTGCAATTGTAACGCCACCACTTCCGCTCGCCGCAGTCCAGAACCCGCTAATAATCCCAACAAGGTCGCATCTCGACACCCAGCAGGGCTATTTTCCTGCTGACAAATAGCTAATAATATACTCACTTCATTTTCGCTCAACACCCGCCCCCGCAATAATCTTTGCCCCTTGACCGTGGGAATATCAATGGTGCGGTGGTAGTCCTCCGCCGTCAGCAGTCCCAACCGCCAACATTCCCGCAGTACCCCCCGCAGGGCCGCCAGTTGTTTATTCACCGTCGCCGGGGCATAGTGCGCCGCCAACCGGGAACGCAGCGCCGCCGTGTGGGGGTAGCGCAACTCCCACCAGGGAAATTCCAAGGCTCCCAACTGGCTCTGGCTACTCCAGCGGGCGAGCAATTCCAGGGCTTCATACAGGGTGCGCCGGGAACCGGGACTCAGGCGGGCGAGATAAATTAAAACCGGATGGGTTTGGCCTTTGAGGGACGGGTCTGCGGTGATGGGTGCCAGGGAAATTGTCATCACGAGTCCGTCAACATTTACGGGTCATTGTATCGCAAATGTATGACGAAAGATAGCCCCATCGGTTCCCGCTCTAGGCCGTTATCCTCACCGTACTCAAGAGATACAAAATCGCCATCCGCACCGCCACCCCATTGTTGACCTGTTGGGACACTAAACTTAAATCCGGGTCATCCATCACCTCTGAAGTCAGTTCCACCCCCCGATTGGCCGGCCCCGGATGGAGAATTTTTACCCCCGGCTGGCACAGGGACAACCGCTCCCGCGTTAAACCATATTCCCGGTGGTACTCCCGCAGGCTGGGCAAAAAATGCTGGTGCATCCGTTCTTTTTGTAAGCGCAAAGCCATAACAAATTTAGCATCTTGTAAGGCGGGTGCCAACTGCCAATGCACCCGCACCCCCAAGTTTTCCCACGCCTCGGAAACCAAAGTCGGCGGCCCCGCCAGATGAATTTCCGCCCCGGCGGCACGCAAACTGTAAAGATTGGAGCGAGCCACCCGGGAATGCAAAATATCCCCAACAATGGCAATTTTACACCCCTGCAAACTGGCTAGGCTGGGTTGTTTAGTATTACTTTGACTACACAAGGTAAATAAATCCAGCAGGGCTTGGGTGGGGTGTTCGTGTTGGCCATCCCCGGCGTTGATCACCCCGACCCCGGTGCCCAAGCGGTCGCACTCCAGGGCAATTTGGTGGGGCACGCCGCTGTACTGGTGGCGGATCACCATCAGGTTGGTATTCATCGCCAGCAGGGTTTTGGCCGTATCCAGGATGGTTTCCCCTTTATTCAACGCCGATGTGCCG encodes the following:
- a CDS encoding DUF5615 family PIN-like protein gives rise to the protein MSTFTCLAIDSFINQLSLQDQRIVITKDADFVELFLLQKQPYKLLVVATGNIKNAELEVLFSQNLQQLITLFETHNYIELNRTGIIVYQ
- a CDS encoding DUF433 domain-containing protein, which gives rise to MNEPLLQRISINPEICHGKPCIRGLRYPVEFLLELLSSGMTHGEILTDYDDLEEADILAVLLFAARLSQVKSIHRLAS
- a CDS encoding histidine kinase, coding for MLMVQVYLFTSKAANRDQMRQLQERLQALGCAASAVQLVDVSEQPYLAERFRVVVTPALVKTQPEPRQVLVGSDLLEQLEYWWPRWQAAENGQTADSTPSLASLEEELTRAKLTIQQLTAQVEFRDQVLELLAHDLRNPLTAVGIALETLELTPDRPDLAPQLLYQARNQVKTLDRLIASLLQVSRNQQNALRINPQAVPLPEVIQLVVQSFQAQLTSRDHRLHLDLPAPCPPVFADPDALRRVLTNLLDNACKYTPPGGQISISTLHSTNLKIQVTVADNGSGIAPADQERIFDPSTRLENRQNQAGYGLGLAVCRQIVQAHYGRIWVESESGRGSTFHFTLPVYRP
- the metG gene encoding methionine--tRNA ligase: MARFSLTTPLYYVNARPHIGSAYTTMAADALARFARLRGNEVLLVTGTDEHGQKIQRTAQERGVPPQQHCDQMAGEFETLWQMLNIRWQSFIRTTDFKHEPIVQEFFQRLWDKGDIYLHQQQGWYCVACEEFKDERELLPEKHCPLHPNLPVEWRDEPNYFFRLSRYQAQLEDLYQTQPDFIQPSARRNEVLKFVAQGLADFSISRLHLDWGFPVPVDPNQVIYVWFDALLGYLTALVEPGVKPSLEAAVQTWWPVDLHLIGKDILRFHAVYWPALLMAAELPLPKRIFAHGFLTKDGQKMSKSLGNIIDPFALVAEYGSDALRYYFLKEIELGKDGDFNEERFIQTVNADLANDLGNLLNRTLKLVHKYCGGKVPSANVSQDDPLALLGQNLATQIAQAYEQLALHRACGLPLALAQRANKWMDEQAPWQLAKTGAQGHLEGVLYRLLEAVRLAAYLLSPVIPQTSTRIYQQLGYGIDFDGEPQLAYDQQSQWGALPPGQLVAQPEPVFARIGVPKVIKL
- a CDS encoding LabA-like NYN domain-containing protein, encoding MSAMDTMGLFTPQQVLENRGRLAIFIDGSNLFYAALQLSIEIDYTKLLCYLTAGSRLLRAFFYTGVDPTNEKQQGFLLWMRRNGYRVVYKELVQLPDGSKKANLDVEIAVDMLALVGSYDTAILVSGDGDLAYAVDAVSYRGVRVEVVSLRSMTSDNLINVSDRYIDLDSIRDEIRKSHRPNAYRTLPDLASAGE
- the lptC gene encoding LPS export ABC transporter periplasmic protein LptC, translating into MKSANPIAPTLTAPCRIWPVLGSRRLCALGLSLGLMMVTGCRVGERPLEPEANLEATQQLTFQSLDLQQVGADGKILWKMQAQQAVADPKTRRVRVQKLVGDIYDQGKPRYRVEAAQATVFEQGDALDIQGQIIANDVQEKTRIKTQELLWRPQQQQLILKGNLEFQQPKIQLKAQEATIRLRDNHLALRKKVQVTNQKPALNITGEALDWQWQKGQVQALKPVKIIHTPQQLVVNAGRGQMDFQNQVLRLTQGVDAVSPRGQLRAQQVEWRVPAQEVTAIGDVFYSQNDPPLTVTGIRAEGNLGTRQIRVQRASTQFVP
- a CDS encoding tyrosine-type recombinase/integrase, with the protein product MTISLAPITADPSLKGQTHPVLIYLARLSPGSRRTLYEALELLARWSSQSQLGALEFPWWELRYPHTAALRSRLAAHYAPATVNKQLAALRGVLRECWRLGLLTAEDYHRTIDIPTVKGQRLLRGRVLSENEVSILLAICQQENSPAGCRDATLLGLLAGSGLRRAEVVALQLQDYEPAENRLRIRSGKGNKDRLVYVAPGADVWLARWLALRGAGVGALLCPVNRWGQVVVRALTEQAVLHILSKRGQQAGIAAFSPHDLRRTFISNLLDAGVDIATVQKLAGHANVQTTIRYDRRDERAKQAAIALLQIRT
- a CDS encoding aspartate carbamoyltransferase catalytic subunit, which encodes MTSNQWQRRHLLSLADLEPWEYDIILQTSASFAEVLSRPTPKVPTLQGRVVAMLFFEASTRTRNSFELAAKRLSADTLNFSPGTSALNKGETILDTAKTLLAMNTNLMVIRHQYSGVPHQIALECDRLGTGVGVINAGDGQHEHPTQALLDLFTLCSQSNTKQPSLASLQGCKIAIVGDILHSRVARSNLYSLRAAGAEIHLAGPPTLVSEAWENLGVRVHWQLAPALQDAKFVMALRLQKERMHQHFLPSLREYHREYGLTRERLSLCQPGVKILHPGPANRGVELTSEVMDDPDLSLVSQQVNNGVAVRMAILYLLSTVRITA